The following nucleotide sequence is from Paenibacillus andongensis.
ACGCATGAATCATTTTTGGTGGGCAAGACTCCGGTTTTAGGGGGCCTAGCCGATTATGCAGGAATTTTTTGCTTTTCCATCCTGAAATTAAAAAAAGATCGTAAAAGCCTGCACGATTGCAGGAATTTACGATTAGAAGCTATTCAAAGAAAAAAAGCATGTATAATTGCAGGTTTACCACAACCGTAGTCACTTCTTCTTGTTAAAGTTCGCTCCAACCCAAAACATGCGCCGCCAATATTAAATCGAATAATAAAGATCAGTTAACATAAACACGTATATGCTGAATCGCATTATACCCGTAACCTTTTACATTCCAATCTGCCATTTCACTTTGCATGTTACCTGCTGTATCTTTAGCTCTGACTTTCAAGTCGTAGGTCCCGGATTCAGTTACCCTCCACTTCCAGCACCAACGCCTCCAAGAATAAGCTTCATATTGATCCATCCAAGATGCTGCCAGCCAGGTATTTCCATTGTCAGTACTTATCTCTACCAGATCAACTGGATCTCTGCCAGATATGGCTGTCCCCCATACCCAATTCTCCCCTTTAGCCAATACCTCTTGGTCTGTTGGCTCCGCAATGGTCGAATTGAGACGAATGGTTGAAACCGGCTCGGGAGAGGATGGCGTTAATGGTTTTCGATCATAGACATAATCTACGACTTGGTAAGGCCCTTGAAAGTTTTCCTCTATAACGACGATACGGTGAAGCCATTTGACCGACGCCATTCCATACCATCCTGGAACAATTAATCTAGCTGGATAACCGTGCCGGTAGGGCAAGGGTTTTCCATTCATGTAAAGGGCTACAATCGTATCAGGATGCAAAGAGTGTTCGAGAGATAAACTTCTTTTATAGGAAAAAACGCCTGGCATATCCGTTCGAACGCCCTTATCCATACCCTCGAAAGTCACTTCATGTGCATGCCTTTGAACGTCCGCTGCAAGCAATAAATCTTGAAGACGAACCCCTGTCCAAACCGCATGACTAATTGCCCCTAGTCCCCATTGCTCACCGCGAGTTTTCGGTTGAAAAAACGACCTCTTATCTCCAACACACTCAAGCGTTACAGGTAGTGTAACTTGAGGCATTTTTAATAGCTCATGATATCGAAAATACCTTGGTTTGTTTACACATCCCTCGATAGAAAGTCCCCAAGTGCGCATGTCTACATGGGGATATGGAAAATGGTTTCGTATATAAAACAGATGTTCGGGTGTAATTCGACTGGAAAGTGACAGCATGGGAAATTCTTGATTTTCCGGCATGATTCTTCGTGTGATCAAATGAGGCGAATACAACAATGTAACCATCCTTTCGCAAGAACAAGATCTTACTAAAAGATATGGTACATTTGTTGAATTGAGACTCCTTTATCGACTTCCACCTTTTTCAGAAGATATGTTGTGATGTTGCGATATTATGATCTTGCAGTTCCTTTCTCACACCTGCGGTATTGCTTACTTCAACAAGAATTATTGTTCGCATATTTCCATACATTAGATTATGACCTTCACTTGAAAGGAGTCCTACTATGTGCAATTATCCAGTTAATAAATCGGTCTCTTTTCCTCATCAAAAATGCCCACCTACCATAGAAGTAATAGGTATGGGAACCACGTATGCAACTCCCGACAGGGCGTTATTAGTGCTGGGAGCCATAACCGAAGGACCTGTCTTACCTGCTGTCCAAGCCGAAAACGCTAGAATCGTAACCACTATCATTCAGTCCTTATTAAAACTAAACATCCCTAGGGAAAAGATACAAACATACGATTTTGGAATTGAAATGCAGTACGATTATCAAGAAGGGAAGCAAATTTTTCGAGGCTATAAAGTGACCCATCTCTTACAAATCACCAACGATAAAGTGGAACTAACAGGAATTATCGTTGACACCGCCGTTTCCAGTGGCGCCAATAACATCACCGACATTAAGTTTACGACTTCAACGCCAGAAATTTACGAGAATCAGGCATTATCGCTTGCCATTCGAAACGCCCGTCAAAAGGCTGTGACCATCGCTAATTCACTAGGAGTTACCCTTTTCACAGTCCCGTGTCAAATCCAAGAAATTAAAGGAACCGCCGAACCTATCCCCTATGCAACCGCCATGCTTTCCAAAAGTACCGTCTCCCCAATCCAACCAGGACAATTAACGATATATGCCAATGTGCGCGTGTGGTATCTATACGCTGACCGATAAATGACTCTTATAGATTCCACAACCTCTCAACTAGATTCAATTCCTCATCTTCAAACTTATAACGATTTTCTATATTTTGAATCTTAAGGAGGTGCTTAACGAAGTGGATAAAAAGCGTACTTGTCGACTCATCCGTTCATCTCGAACTTATCATGGAAAACAAGGGCTTGATTACGCCGAAGCCATCTCCAAGGAAAGCGTTGATGCTCAAGGGATCTGTATGCATTTATTAACTATTCCACCAGGAAAAAGAGCGAAGGCTCACCTGCATCAAGATCATGAGACAGCCATTTATATGCTGCAAGGAAAATCCGCCATGTGGTATGGTGAGAACCTTGAGCAGCATATGGAATTAGATGCGGGAGACTTTCTTTACATTCCACCAGGGATGCCACATCTCCCCTATAATCCCAGTGATACGGAGTCCTGCACAGCTCTGATTGCCCGTACGGATCCTAATGAACAGGAGAGTGTCCTCCTTCTTCCGGAACTCGAAGCCGTGTGGCAGAAGAAACAATTATTAGCAGAATAGCGACATGAAGGCAGCAATCAGCAATAAATAAATTTAACGTATTCCATATACTAAAAATAAGGTTGAACACGACTTGTGTCCAGCCTTATTTCCATTTTTTTCAAATAAATGTTATTAACCACCCTACTATGTTACGGTAATAACCATGGCGGTTAATCCCCTGCTATTTATTGAAGCATCAGTTATACCGTTAGCTGAACCTATAATTGTAAACGAATAATTATAGGTTCCTGGACCTGGATTATCCACCCAAGTTAGAGAAGTCGTAACAGCTGCTTGCGGAAAAAAGGGCTGATCCTGATTTTGGATCATTGCAGCATTATCCGATGTAACAGTGTCCCCTTGATTTCTGGAAATGGAGCTATCCACCGAATAATTTTGAACGACGATAAAATTAATATTCGCAAATGCATCTAATTTGACTACCTGATTAGCTAGCAATGTAATTGGCGGTAGAATTAACTCTGACGTAGCGTCTCCCGATCCTTGGATAATGATAAATGGAACCGGTACATTGCTTCCTGCGAATCGAACATCGACAATTCCAGAAGGACCCGTCATCCCCGTCGGACCCTCGAGACCTTGTATGCCTTGGATTCCTTGATCACCTGTTGGTCCTGTCGCTCCTGTTGCTCCAGCCGGTCCCGCGGGACCTTCTTCTCCTTGTGGACCTTGTAAACCCTGAAGTCCTACCGGACCTTGTGGACCTGTCGGTCCTTGAACTCCCGCCGGCCCTTGGAGCCCCACCGGTCCCTGGGGTCCGACAGCGTCATTTGCTTGACTAGCAGCTGTTGCTGCGCTTAATGCACCAGTACTGATCAATTGCACAACGTTTGATGTGATATTATTAACGACGCTGGGAGCAAGTTTGTCTAATGTGATGGCCCTCCTAGCTATCTTGGATCCAATAACAGATCTTGGAGAAAGCTCCCTTCTTGTTACCGCCCTACTTGCTAATCTGTCTGATGTTATTGGCTGTTCAAGCTTCCTAACATCTCTCTTCAAAGCTTGTATATCATTATCTACGCTTGATAACGTTCGTCTTCTAGCCAATGCCATCATCCTTCCTCATATCCTTCTAGCTATAACAAACTACCCACATTATATGAGGATGGCAATATGACATGGCACGATGATTGTCTTGGTTCATTCACCTAAAAGATCAAGTCGTTAATTTCGCATATACACCAAAAAACAGCATCACTTCTCCAATAATCATGTAATTTGGCAAAAGCAAAAACAAATCCACCGTGAAAAAAATCCCAAGTAACCCTACTAATAACACGAAATGATAGATACCTAGTCTTAGATGTGCGTGTCGATATTTATGGAAAACCAACGTGGTTGAGAAAAAGTAAAGCAGTACAGATCCAAAAATAAAACTTAGCATAAAAGAATAATTTAATTGTTTCAAAAATAACAATTGGATCGACGCTGCAATCATACACATGGATAAATAAATGAATAAATGGCCATATATGATGGTTTGTCCGGCAGTTTCTAATGTCTTATTCACTTTCTTTTCAACGTTGTCAAAATATTGCCACCACATAGCAATAATTAATAAAAAAGTCATTGATGCAAATAAAATAGATGGCCACGTCCAGTCACTAGACTGCAAGACTGCAAGTATACTGATTACGGATTCACCTAAAAGAATGAGTGTAAACAACGAGAACCGTTCTAAAAGATGATGCGTATTTATAGGGCTTTTTACCAAATAGTGTCGACCTATTAACGGGAGCAAGATATCTACAATAATTCCCGCATACAAAACGGCATAACGAAACCATGAGTCGAAGAAAAGTGAGCAAGCAGATATTACTAATCCAATCCAAAAGCGACTCCCTAAATATCGGGCAGCAGTCTTTCTATGTGATTCTTCTTTTTTATGTACCGAAAGATATTGGATGGCTGTCATCGCTCTTAAACCAATATAGCCTATTAAGAATGGAACATAGTATTGGTCAAAATTAACCGATAGACTGGCCGTCATGATGAGTACAAAAAATAATTGTAGAATCAGAAATATTCGGTGAGATAAGATATCTCGTCCAAACCGGTTCACAAAGAGGGATTGCCCCACCCAAGCCCACCAGATCGGAACAAAGATGAGAACGAATTTGGCTAAGTATTCAACTGGAATGGATCCATTTTCGACATTTAATAAAACATGACTAGCCTTCGAAACTGCCGCTACAAAAAGCAGATCATAGAAAAGTTCCAGCCAGGTCACTTTCTTCTCAGCAAAAGCAGAGTTTTGTTGAGATTCCGATGTGTGTTGATTCATCCTTATGCTCCTTAAGTTTAGATGTGATTAATAAAATGCTATCCACATTTTAGCATATCGACTTATTAAATTAATAAGATTTTCTGGTGTTACTTTTCGAGTGATAAATACCCACAAATTGGAAAGCAACAAACACGCTTGCAGCTGCGTCTATATTTTATCAAAAGAAAACTTAGTAAGGGTGTATAAACAACATGAAGATTAGAACCGGTTTCCTTTACGGGGCCAAATTTACACTGCTAACCATGATGATGCTCCGTGCAGCGTCGGCACATGCTGAAGTGAATCTGCCACCTTCTGTACTTCTCGACGGGCATCCGCTGACCTTTCAGACTCCTCCCGTGATCGAAAACGGCTATAGCCTCGTTCCGATGCGTCCCATTTTTGAAGCTGAGGGTGCAAAAGTTTCTTGGGATGAAAGCACACGAACGGTTACTGCCATTAAAGATAACGTCGTCCTTACATACCGAATCGGAGAAACAGTCGCTTATAAAAACCAAGAAAAGCTGGATATGCCCGTGTCAGGCAAAATTATCGACGGGTTTACCATGGTTCCAGTACGATTTATTAGCGAAGCATTAGGCAATCTTGTGAAATGGCATGAATATTCCCGTTCAATTACCATTTCATCCGCTCATGACTATGAAACCACGATCGAATACGGCGTCAACCTGCGTGACTCTCCAGCAAAAAATACGGATACCCAAGTGCTCCGAATTCTTCCGAAAAACGAGAGAATCCACGTGATCCGAGAAATCGACGCAAATTGGTTGGAGGTGCAGACCAAAGACAATTCAATTGGTTTCATCTCGGCTGCACCGATGTATACCGATTACGCAAGTCCGGCTGTAGCCGAAAAGCAAGCCGATGAGTTGATCGCTTTCGGATCCAAATTCTTGGGAACACCTTACGAATTCGGTGCCGCTTCCGGCCAAACCAATACGTTCGATTGCTCATCATTTGTCCGATATGTTTTTAAACAAGTCCTGTCCATCGATCTTCCGCGTGTCTCCTACGACCAAGCCCAGAAAGGGAAAGAAATCGGAATCGACCAAATACGCAAAGGCGATCTGCTGTTCTTCAGCGCTCGGGGGCTCGATATCGGCCACGTAGGCATCTATGCGGGTGATGGGAAAATCCTTCAAACTTATTCGAAAGAGCTCGGCGTTCACATCACAGATTTCGATGAAAAATGGAAAAAGCGTTTTGTTACGGCCAGGAGATTATTCTAAATGTAGAAGACGAAAATAAGCCTAATTAGTTCAGCTAGTTCAGAGCTAATTAGGCTTACCTTTTTCATGAATTCATTTCGGCGTTTGTACTACTTCGGTCCTGAGAAAAGGTTCGATTTCTTTTTCTTGGCAAAGATCGATTGGTAATCGACCTGCGTGCCCTCCATCGGTAGAACTGAAAAGTATTCAATGTCGAATACTTCACTTATTTTTCTCTGAATATGCTTATCTTCATAGAAGGCGAAAAACCGCTGAGGTCTATACGTGTCATTCTCCCAAATCCCTTCGCTTTCGAATCCGCCATAAAGGCCCAAGTACAAGATACCATCTGGCTTCAGCACTCGCTCCATATTGGACAGAACTTGCAGGAAGCTATCCTTAGGTACATGAAGCAGAGCATTCATCGTCCAAATAGCGTCAAACGACTCTGACTCCAAATCCAAGGAGTAGAAATCCATAACGAAGGCTTCAAGTCCTTTTTCCCGGCAAATGTTCACCATCTCATCGGATAAATCAACGCATGTGACTTCGCATCCATGATTTTTCAAATAAATCGCTTGATGGCCAGGACCGCTTCCAAGATCTAAAATCCGTTGCCCACTACCCTTGTCAACTGACTGCAGCCAAGCCAAAAAACGATCCATCTCCTCTACTTTCCACGACTGAACTGAAACCCCATCCCTTGATCGGGCATGTTGATCATAGCTCAACTTGAGCGTTGCTTTTACCCCAGGATCCATCGGCGTTTTCTCCTATCGAAACGATCGTTATGCAGCTAAATGTCTTACTTCACAATGGTTTTTTGAGCTGCGTCCACGAGCAAATCAAACCATTCGTCATCTTCTAGCAAATCTTCAACAGCTTCAATATCCTCTTCTTTTCCTGATTCCTGTAAAAAGTTAAGCGCGTAGCTCCAGTCATCTTTACCTCGATTGCTTTGTAGGGTGATTTCATACGGATGCTCATGGCCTTTCACCTTGAATTGCACTTGCCCGAGGTAGCCTTCTTCTTTGCTGTGTTCCATGCTCGCTTTTAGAATTTCAATCATGTTCATCATCCTTTTCTATTCGTTGTAACCAAGTCCAAATCGTGTTCATCGTGGTTTGCATGTTCGTTGTTTCATTCCATATATAGGGATTGTGATCTCTGAAATAATCGGCATGTCCACCTATTAACGGTAACGTATGTCGATGAATAGGAGCATGTTTCATGCGATTCCAGCGGCGCAGTCCCAAGCGCGTTCTCATCCAGCCCCCCCATGTGCCCAGTCTTGGTACGGGATCATTGAACTTATCCAATTGATTAGCAGCATCCAGATAAAGAACACGACTACTTAACGATGGAGGAATTGCACATTTCGGCGATCCGATTTGGACCACGCCATGAATGGAAACCCCCTCTTTCTGAAGGGCATCTGCCGCTAGAATAGAAGCCACAGCTCCTGCACTATGTCCGATTAGTAACAACTTCTGTCTAGGGACGAGCTTGTCGGTGATCAACTTCAACAAGCTTTTGCCGCCATAATGAGACCTTTTCCGATGTGCATTGTTCCATAGATCACTGGTAATTTCTCGAAGCTGCACTTGCTTTCGGCGTGTCCAATCACCATATGGATAGTGGATAACGACTTGGACAGATGAACCAGCTTGTTCAAAACGTGCTTCCAGTGCCGCGGCGAAAGCATCTAGGAAATTTGGCGCTGTTGCAAAACCAGCAGATACATAAATGACGAATTCCTCCGGTTCGGAGTGGATTGTCATGGCTTGCTCAGTTCCCTTCTCGTGCAAATTAGGTTAGGAACGCGGTTTAGCTCGATTTGTTGGCATCGCCGCCATCGGATCATCCGGCCAGTGATGCTTGGGGTATCGGCCTTTGAGATCTTTTTTGACTTCGAAATAAGCATCCCGCCAGAAGCTCGCCAAGTCCTTCGTCACCTGAACAGGACGCTGAGCTGGCGATAATAAGTGTAAGGTAACCGGCACCCTCCCCTTTGCGATCCGCGGGGTATCGGCCAAACCAAACATTTCTTGCAAACGAACAGATAAAGTCGGCTCACTGACGCTATAATCAACGGGGATACGGGAACCACTGGGTACCTGAATGTGTGTAGGCGCCCATTCTTCTAACCATCGACGCTGCTCCCATGTTAGCATTTCTTCTAATATGCTTGTCAAGTTAAGACGTGCTAATGCCCCTTTGCTTTTTAAACCGTAAAGATGGGGCCCTATCCAGTCCTCTAAAGTAGCAAGCAAATTGGCTTCTCCCATATCTGGCCATTCTACATCAAATCGATGCAAAAACATAACTCGCTGTTGCAGTTGCCTCGCACTCCGAGTCCAAGGAAGCAGCTCCAAAAATTCACTTTGAATACCGGAAATCAAAGCTTGCAGCACCAAATCTGGGTTTGGATCCTGCAAGGGGTTTTCTTTGAGGACAATGGCACCTAACCGAAGACGCTGTCTTGCCTTAACGGAACCTGTTGCCTGTTCCCATAGCACTTCTTGCTCTTTGAGCAAGCGGTCCTCAAAGGCTTCTAATAGCTCCTCCTCCTGAATCGGGGCAGCCAAATAAATTCGACTCTCCGCTCCGCTATCATCCAGCTCAGCGGCGACGAGATAACGCTCGTTGGAGAGCGGCTGCAGCTCGGGCAGCACAGCGCCGCGCCCG
It contains:
- a CDS encoding cupin domain-containing protein → MDKKRTCRLIRSSRTYHGKQGLDYAEAISKESVDAQGICMHLLTIPPGKRAKAHLHQDHETAIYMLQGKSAMWYGENLEQHMELDAGDFLYIPPGMPHLPYNPSDTESCTALIARTDPNEQESVLLLPELEAVWQKKQLLAE
- a CDS encoding SIMPL domain-containing protein, producing MCNYPVNKSVSFPHQKCPPTIEVIGMGTTYATPDRALLVLGAITEGPVLPAVQAENARIVTTIIQSLLKLNIPREKIQTYDFGIEMQYDYQEGKQIFRGYKVTHLLQITNDKVELTGIIVDTAVSSGANNITDIKFTTSTPEIYENQALSLAIRNARQKAVTIANSLGVTLFTVPCQIQEIKGTAEPIPYATAMLSKSTVSPIQPGQLTIYANVRVWYLYADR
- a CDS encoding sulfite oxidase, with the translated sequence MVTLLYSPHLITRRIMPENQEFPMLSLSSRITPEHLFYIRNHFPYPHVDMRTWGLSIEGCVNKPRYFRYHELLKMPQVTLPVTLECVGDKRSFFQPKTRGEQWGLGAISHAVWTGVRLQDLLLAADVQRHAHEVTFEGMDKGVRTDMPGVFSYKRSLSLEHSLHPDTIVALYMNGKPLPYRHGYPARLIVPGWYGMASVKWLHRIVVIEENFQGPYQVVDYVYDRKPLTPSSPEPVSTIRLNSTIAEPTDQEVLAKGENWVWGTAISGRDPVDLVEISTDNGNTWLAASWMDQYEAYSWRRWCWKWRVTESGTYDLKVRAKDTAGNMQSEMADWNVKGYGYNAIQHIRVYVN
- a CDS encoding low temperature requirement protein A — encoded protein: MNQHTSESQQNSAFAEKKVTWLELFYDLLFVAAVSKASHVLLNVENGSIPVEYLAKFVLIFVPIWWAWVGQSLFVNRFGRDILSHRIFLILQLFFVLIMTASLSVNFDQYYVPFLIGYIGLRAMTAIQYLSVHKKEESHRKTAARYLGSRFWIGLVISACSLFFDSWFRYAVLYAGIIVDILLPLIGRHYLVKSPINTHHLLERFSLFTLILLGESVISILAVLQSSDWTWPSILFASMTFLLIIAMWWQYFDNVEKKVNKTLETAGQTIIYGHLFIYLSMCMIAASIQLLFLKQLNYSFMLSFIFGSVLLYFFSTTLVFHKYRHAHLRLGIYHFVLLVGLLGIFFTVDLFLLLPNYMIIGEVMLFFGVYAKLTT
- a CDS encoding collagen-like protein; translated protein: MARRRTLSSVDNDIQALKRDVRKLEQPITSDRLASRAVTRRELSPRSVIGSKIARRAITLDKLAPSVVNNITSNVVQLISTGALSAATAASQANDAVGPQGPVGLQGPAGVQGPTGPQGPVGLQGLQGPQGEEGPAGPAGATGATGPTGDQGIQGIQGLEGPTGMTGPSGIVDVRFAGSNVPVPFIIIQGSGDATSELILPPITLLANQVVKLDAFANINFIVVQNYSVDSSISRNQGDTVTSDNAAMIQNQDQPFFPQAAVTTSLTWVDNPGPGTYNYSFTIIGSANGITDASINSRGLTAMVITVT
- a CDS encoding class I SAM-dependent methyltransferase; its protein translation is MDPGVKATLKLSYDQHARSRDGVSVQSWKVEEMDRFLAWLQSVDKGSGQRILDLGSGPGHQAIYLKNHGCEVTCVDLSDEMVNICREKGLEAFVMDFYSLDLESESFDAIWTMNALLHVPKDSFLQVLSNMERVLKPDGILYLGLYGGFESEGIWENDTYRPQRFFAFYEDKHIQRKISEVFDIEYFSVLPMEGTQVDYQSIFAKKKKSNLFSGPK
- a CDS encoding stalk domain-containing protein; the protein is MKIRTGFLYGAKFTLLTMMMLRAASAHAEVNLPPSVLLDGHPLTFQTPPVIENGYSLVPMRPIFEAEGAKVSWDESTRTVTAIKDNVVLTYRIGETVAYKNQEKLDMPVSGKIIDGFTMVPVRFISEALGNLVKWHEYSRSITISSAHDYETTIEYGVNLRDSPAKNTDTQVLRILPKNERIHVIREIDANWLEVQTKDNSIGFISAAPMYTDYASPAVAEKQADELIAFGSKFLGTPYEFGAASGQTNTFDCSSFVRYVFKQVLSIDLPRVSYDQAQKGKEIGIDQIRKGDLLFFSARGLDIGHVGIYAGDGKILQTYSKELGVHITDFDEKWKKRFVTARRLF